From a single Nostoc edaphicum CCNP1411 genomic region:
- a CDS encoding response regulator transcription factor yields MAPAKILVVDDDPAVRNLIQRFLIKQNYQVEAAEDGKTALTLFEQFNPDLVILDVNLPDVTGFNLCQEMQSRNGVFVLMLTSRADEADKIRGFAKGADDYLTKPFGLGELEVRVGAILRRQRVITTAEQKRLVFEKLMIDPVRREVALNNQAVPLTALEFDLLHFLASHPGRVWRRAELIQEVWDYEYVGDQRVVDVHIGQIRKKIEIDASQPALIQTVRGVGYKFESPAHPQHLEAKS; encoded by the coding sequence ATGGCTCCTGCCAAGATTCTTGTAGTTGACGACGACCCTGCGGTTCGGAATTTAATCCAACGCTTTTTGATTAAACAGAACTATCAGGTGGAGGCTGCCGAAGATGGAAAGACAGCCTTAACTCTATTTGAGCAATTTAACCCAGATTTGGTGATTCTAGATGTGAATCTACCAGATGTAACTGGGTTTAACCTCTGCCAAGAGATGCAAAGTCGTAATGGTGTTTTTGTTCTGATGTTGACTAGCCGTGCTGACGAAGCTGACAAAATTCGCGGCTTTGCTAAAGGTGCTGACGACTATCTCACCAAGCCTTTTGGGCTAGGAGAGCTAGAAGTCAGAGTTGGAGCTATTTTGAGGCGTCAGCGAGTGATAACTACGGCCGAGCAAAAACGCTTGGTATTTGAAAAACTGATGATTGATCCAGTGCGACGGGAGGTAGCACTTAATAACCAAGCAGTACCCTTAACTGCTTTGGAATTTGACTTGTTGCATTTTTTAGCCAGTCATCCAGGTCGAGTTTGGCGGCGGGCAGAACTAATCCAAGAGGTATGGGATTATGAGTATGTCGGCGACCAGCGGGTTGTAGATGTCCATATCGGTCAAATTCGCAAGAAGATTGAAATTGATGCTAGTCAGCCAGCATTAATTCAAACTGTACGTGGCGTAGGGTATAAGTTTGAATCTCCTGCTCATCCCCAGCACTTGGAAGCGAAGTCTTGA
- a CDS encoding MFS transporter produces MKLASQSQLSSWLPSIHPQVWIFAIGRFLSEVGTGCTLFYAPIFFVNQLGLSATSVGVALGSASISGVVGRIAGGSLADSGYWGRRRTLLLATAISAIASLVLATTNNFTSLVIGSLISGLGIGFYWPAAEAVVADASQIDNRRETFAIARLADNLGLAIGIVLAGFLIAIIGSYRWLFFIDAISFLVFFGVVYVGIIETEQQQIKESEKTEHFASWMAVLSDRRFLVYIAVNIFFTIYISQIHSTLPLYFKNFVLVESTATGFTETTISGLFAWHLVFAIVCQLPVTSILKRCSHTLALTVSAIFWAIGFGLIWVSGTATSHHLVWVILALGVFAVAIVSYTPSSASLVTDLAPENQRGVYFSINALCWAVGSFIGHPLGGWALDQPQIITNGYWLGFILSVAIAVVILQYLNRILAD; encoded by the coding sequence ATGAAATTAGCTTCTCAATCTCAGTTGTCATCGTGGCTACCTTCGATACATCCCCAGGTATGGATTTTCGCAATTGGTAGATTTCTCTCGGAAGTTGGCACCGGCTGTACCCTGTTTTACGCCCCCATCTTTTTTGTCAATCAACTTGGTTTATCCGCAACCAGTGTGGGGGTAGCCTTGGGTAGCGCATCGATTTCCGGCGTTGTAGGGCGGATTGCGGGTGGTTCTTTGGCTGATTCTGGATACTGGGGACGCCGCCGCACTTTATTGCTAGCGACGGCGATTTCAGCAATTGCTTCTCTCGTTTTAGCTACAACCAATAATTTCACTTCTTTGGTAATCGGTAGCTTGATTAGCGGTTTAGGTATAGGTTTCTATTGGCCGGCGGCTGAAGCTGTGGTTGCTGACGCCAGCCAAATTGACAATCGTCGGGAAACTTTTGCGATCGCTCGACTAGCTGATAATCTGGGGTTAGCGATCGGAATTGTGCTTGCTGGGTTTTTGATCGCGATCATTGGGAGTTATCGATGGCTATTTTTCATTGATGCCATCTCTTTTCTGGTATTTTTTGGTGTTGTCTATGTAGGAATTATTGAAACGGAACAACAGCAAATAAAGGAATCTGAAAAGACAGAACATTTTGCTTCTTGGATGGCAGTATTAAGCGATCGCCGTTTCCTAGTCTACATAGCAGTTAATATATTTTTTACAATCTATATTTCTCAAATCCACAGCACCCTCCCGCTTTACTTCAAAAACTTTGTCCTTGTCGAAAGTACTGCCACGGGATTTACTGAAACTACCATTAGCGGACTATTTGCTTGGCATCTGGTGTTCGCCATCGTTTGTCAGTTACCTGTCACCAGCATCTTAAAACGCTGCTCTCATACACTCGCACTCACTGTTTCTGCCATTTTCTGGGCAATTGGTTTTGGACTGATTTGGGTAAGCGGTACAGCCACATCTCATCATCTGGTTTGGGTAATTTTGGCATTAGGAGTATTTGCTGTAGCGATTGTCTCCTATACTCCATCTTCTGCTTCTTTAGTGACTGATTTAGCCCCGGAAAATCAGCGCGGCGTCTATTTCTCCATTAATGCTTTGTGCTGGGCTGTTGGCTCTTTTATTGGTCATCCCTTGGGTGGATGGGCATTAGATCAACCACAAATTATTACTAATGGTTACTGGCTAGGCTTCATCTTGAGTGTAGCGATCGCTGTGGTAATTTTACAGTACCTCAATCGAATTTTGGCTGATTAA
- the hisIE gene encoding bifunctional phosphoribosyl-AMP cyclohydrolase/phosphoribosyl-ATP diphosphatase HisIE has translation MSSNDLRSLHYTIPVEKIRYDERGLVPAIVQDYLDGTVLMMAWMNQESLQKTLETEETWFWSRSRQELWHKGATSGHLQKVQSIRYDCDSDALLIGVEQLGDIACHTGERSCFHQIEGKIAAPPGDTLSQLFQIICDRRDHPTESSYTCKLFAGGDNKILKKIGEETAEVVMAFKDDEADAIAGEVADLLYHTLVALAHHQVDLKSVYRKLQERRQ, from the coding sequence CGGGGTCTGGTGCCTGCAATTGTCCAAGACTATCTCGATGGTACTGTCTTGATGATGGCGTGGATGAATCAGGAGTCGTTACAAAAGACTTTGGAAACTGAAGAAACTTGGTTTTGGAGCCGTTCCCGGCAAGAGTTGTGGCACAAGGGGGCGACTTCCGGGCATCTTCAAAAGGTGCAGAGTATCCGTTATGACTGTGATAGTGATGCGTTGCTCATTGGGGTAGAGCAATTAGGAGACATTGCCTGTCACACTGGAGAGCGCAGTTGTTTCCACCAAATAGAAGGGAAAATTGCTGCACCACCAGGGGATACATTGTCGCAATTGTTTCAAATAATATGCGATCGCCGCGATCATCCGACTGAAAGTTCTTATACCTGTAAACTATTTGCAGGTGGTGATAACAAAATTTTGAAAAAGATTGGTGAGGAAACCGCTGAGGTGGTAATGGCCTTTAAAGATGATGAAGCAGATGCGATCGCAGGCGAAGTGGCTGATTTGCTATATCATACTTTGGTTGCCCTAGCTCACCATCAAGTTGATTTAAAATCGGTGTATCGCAAGTTGCAAGAACGTCGTCAATAA
- a CDS encoding phosphotransferase family protein, which produces MNIPSSYLEKIRAVYPNISLDHLDFNQDGMVNDVVIVNHELVCRFAKDDWGKQVLSHEAKVLEVVQKYVELRVPHFEHLEEGFACYRFIKGEPLSRNTLLKLSEASQLHIIAQLARFHQQLHSIPYEVLVNAGVSSSDAERSREDWLQLYEQVQETLFPHLWRHQQTWIHEHFAPVITGELDLNYTRVLIDGDKPVYHILFDPISESISGLIDFGTAGLGDAACDIAVQLGNYGESIVRRMESDYPMLPDVIDRARFWVGTLELQWALAGVKFNHISLSLAHIGLAREVQPLGTRLS; this is translated from the coding sequence GTGAACATTCCTTCCTCGTATCTCGAAAAAATTCGTGCTGTCTATCCCAATATCTCTCTTGACCATCTTGACTTTAATCAAGATGGAATGGTTAACGATGTGGTGATTGTTAATCACGAACTAGTATGTCGCTTTGCCAAAGATGACTGGGGAAAACAGGTACTTTCCCATGAAGCTAAGGTGTTGGAAGTGGTGCAAAAGTATGTTGAACTGCGAGTTCCACACTTTGAACACCTGGAAGAAGGCTTTGCTTGCTACAGATTTATTAAAGGTGAACCGCTATCTCGTAACACATTGCTGAAGCTGAGTGAAGCATCACAACTGCATATCATCGCCCAACTAGCCAGATTTCATCAGCAATTGCACAGCATCCCCTATGAAGTTTTAGTTAATGCTGGAGTATCTTCATCTGATGCAGAACGTTCGCGTGAAGATTGGTTGCAATTGTATGAGCAAGTTCAGGAAACTCTCTTTCCTCACTTGTGGCGTCATCAGCAAACTTGGATACATGAACATTTTGCGCCCGTAATTACAGGTGAACTTGACCTCAACTACACACGCGTACTGATAGATGGCGACAAGCCAGTGTATCACATTCTATTTGACCCGATTTCAGAAAGCATCAGCGGTCTAATTGATTTTGGTACGGCTGGGTTGGGAGATGCAGCTTGTGATATTGCAGTGCAACTCGGTAATTACGGAGAAAGTATTGTGCGGCGTATGGAAAGCGACTATCCAATGTTACCAGATGTCATCGACCGGGCGCGTTTCTGGGTGGGGACACTTGAACTTCAGTGGGCTTTGGCTGGAGTGAAGTTTAACCATATCTCATTGTCATTGGCACATATTGGTTTAGCCAGAGAGGTTCAACCTTTAGGTACACGCTTAAGTTAA